One window of the Corynebacterium glutamicum ATCC 13032 genome contains the following:
- a CDS encoding membrane protein, with translation MDMNSSDRLALRTALEKLSASATAMASASNDIKDLVARLDAQEMSLIDANPAPTPAPTAPPEAQLEPQPLVYATASTAPALADVSGTNRIPRFVRHRALDPASEGWPLGVEKQKVQAPAYPHPVRPARPAKPPMTSEEKIMRGVAIGGGVITVAGVILLVSVAIQRGWLGPLGRVIGAYLLAVLLLGAAHYVRKRGTRVEALVALTVTSQIAFLATTSAIIFILEWWPPGLGSLVALIGNIGFLIVGRLWSLSKTEKSAAEGHTVFVGAIAVSGFSAILFALSADAWWPIFSIVAALLLSYRISTNIIRASMAAFAVILQFVLSASWQTMEWPATIVGTITAVLLVALTLWDPFKITATDSHDIALEEYWRSFETNPVSTWVGAVSPVLIVFITTSMFIAVDWPWLALIPACAVAALGIFALRSSDTASIENQRMSRLIAVVGLALIAETFVQLFYGDLPTNPLLVMVFLIAGAALFMWLRMLPPQRQLGVVPWVAWLIAAVAMTGVLLRNVVSISPLWLTDTQALIQALLILVFIAATIQVRRSFYGHKLWLQILVGLTLLTLSAISIVTITTFIGRLIAGNAGMMLGFLIGHATVSILWMVIAAALMLNRKLLDAPGALWTGVGLAVAGTFKLVFFDLVALSGVPRAIAFLLSGIALLTIAAMRGRRTSENKADVARPQVARHGATSHKNEEPSHESPSSSPTTTL, from the coding sequence ATGGACATGAACTCTTCTGACCGATTGGCTCTACGCACCGCGTTAGAGAAATTGTCGGCATCGGCTACCGCCATGGCGTCAGCGAGCAATGACATCAAAGATCTCGTTGCACGCCTTGATGCCCAAGAGATGTCGCTTATCGACGCAAACCCGGCTCCCACCCCAGCGCCCACTGCCCCACCCGAGGCTCAGCTTGAGCCCCAACCACTGGTGTATGCAACCGCCTCAACGGCGCCTGCACTGGCGGATGTTTCCGGGACCAACCGTATTCCACGTTTCGTTCGGCATCGCGCCCTGGATCCAGCGAGCGAAGGCTGGCCACTTGGCGTCGAGAAGCAAAAAGTGCAGGCTCCTGCGTACCCGCACCCCGTCCGGCCAGCTCGTCCGGCAAAGCCGCCGATGACGTCGGAGGAAAAGATCATGCGTGGCGTGGCGATCGGCGGTGGTGTGATCACCGTGGCCGGCGTGATTTTGCTGGTGTCGGTGGCGATTCAACGCGGTTGGCTTGGTCCGCTGGGTCGTGTGATTGGTGCGTACCTGCTGGCGGTGCTGCTTCTTGGCGCCGCACATTATGTGCGCAAGCGCGGAACCCGTGTGGAAGCACTCGTTGCGTTGACGGTTACCTCCCAGATTGCGTTTCTTGCCACAACGAGTGCAATCATCTTCATTTTGGAATGGTGGCCGCCTGGATTGGGCTCGCTGGTGGCATTAATAGGCAATATTGGGTTCTTAATCGTTGGTCGATTGTGGAGCCTATCCAAAACCGAGAAGTCCGCGGCCGAAGGCCACACAGTATTTGTGGGAGCCATCGCCGTTTCAGGATTCTCCGCGATACTCTTCGCGCTCTCCGCCGATGCCTGGTGGCCAATTTTCTCCATTGTTGCGGCATTGTTGCTGTCGTACCGCATCTCCACGAATATCATCCGAGCGAGCATGGCGGCATTCGCGGTCATTCTGCAGTTTGTTTTGTCGGCATCCTGGCAAACCATGGAATGGCCAGCAACAATCGTCGGCACAATTACTGCAGTCCTACTCGTAGCCTTGACATTGTGGGATCCGTTTAAGATCACCGCCACCGACAGCCACGACATCGCGTTGGAGGAATACTGGCGCAGCTTTGAAACCAACCCTGTTTCCACGTGGGTGGGTGCTGTTTCTCCGGTGCTCATCGTGTTCATCACCACCAGCATGTTCATTGCAGTCGACTGGCCATGGCTTGCCCTGATACCAGCGTGTGCGGTGGCAGCTCTCGGAATTTTCGCGCTGCGCTCATCAGACACCGCGTCCATTGAAAATCAACGCATGTCTCGCCTCATTGCTGTTGTTGGCCTTGCGTTGATTGCTGAAACTTTTGTCCAGCTGTTCTACGGCGATCTCCCCACCAACCCGCTTCTCGTCATGGTGTTCCTCATCGCCGGAGCTGCACTATTTATGTGGTTGCGGATGCTTCCACCGCAGCGTCAATTAGGTGTCGTCCCATGGGTCGCTTGGCTGATTGCCGCCGTGGCGATGACCGGCGTGCTACTGCGCAATGTCGTTTCAATTTCTCCACTGTGGCTCACCGATACCCAAGCGCTCATCCAAGCATTGCTGATCTTGGTGTTCATTGCCGCCACAATCCAAGTCCGCCGCAGCTTCTACGGACACAAACTGTGGCTGCAAATTTTGGTCGGCTTGACGCTTCTCACGCTGTCCGCAATTTCCATCGTGACCATCACAACCTTCATCGGTCGCCTCATCGCAGGAAATGCCGGCATGATGCTCGGATTCCTCATCGGCCACGCCACGGTTTCTATCCTGTGGATGGTCATCGCCGCAGCACTGATGCTTAATAGGAAGCTTCTCGACGCGCCCGGCGCCCTTTGGACCGGCGTTGGCTTGGCGGTTGCGGGCACCTTCAAGCTGGTGTTCTTTGACCTGGTCGCGCTGTCCGGAGTTCCCCGCGCAATTGCCTTCCTGCTCTCCGGTATCGCACTGCTGACAATCGCTGCTATGAGGGGCCGGAGAACCTCAGAAAACAAGGCCGACGTAGCTAGACCTCAGGTGGCTAGACATGGGGCGACTAGCCATAAAAATGAGGAGCCTTCCCATGAAAGCCCCTCATCTTCTCCTACAACAACTCTTTAA
- the infC gene encoding translation initiation factor IF-3 yields the protein MVRYVKFSRTANRGVHISAEARINERIRVPEVRLVGPNGEQVGIVRIEDARKLAFDADLDLVEVAPNAKPPVCKIMDYGKFKYEAAQKARESRKNQQQTVVKEQKLRPKIDDHDYETKKNNVIRFLEKGSKVKVTIMFRGREQARPELGYRLLERLANDVVDFGIVETRAKQDGRNMTMVLGPVRKGKK from the coding sequence GTGGTTCGGTACGTCAAATTTTCCCGCACTGCTAACAGAGGAGTCCACATCAGCGCTGAAGCTCGCATTAATGAGCGCATCCGAGTTCCCGAAGTCCGCCTTGTCGGACCTAACGGTGAGCAAGTAGGCATCGTCCGTATCGAAGATGCCCGCAAGCTCGCATTCGACGCAGACCTAGACCTGGTCGAGGTCGCACCCAACGCCAAACCTCCAGTCTGCAAGATCATGGACTACGGAAAGTTCAAGTACGAAGCGGCCCAAAAGGCTCGTGAGTCACGCAAGAATCAGCAGCAGACCGTGGTCAAAGAGCAAAAGCTTCGTCCCAAGATCGATGATCATGATTATGAGACGAAGAAGAACAATGTGATCCGATTCCTTGAAAAGGGATCAAAGGTCAAAGTCACGATCATGTTCCGTGGTCGTGAGCAGGCTCGCCCAGAGCTTGGCTACAGGCTCCTCGAGCGACTGGCAAACGATGTCGTAGATTTTGGCATCGTGGAAACCCGCGCAAAGCAGGACGGACGAAACATGACAATGGTTCTCGGTCCGGTGCGCAAGGGCAAGAAATAA
- the rpmI gene encoding 50S ribosomal protein L35, which translates to MKNKTHKGTAKRVKVTGSGKLVREQANRRHLLEGKSSTRTRRLKGIVEVDKADTKRMKRLLGKA; encoded by the coding sequence ATGAAGAACAAGACCCACAAGGGCACCGCAAAGCGCGTTAAGGTGACTGGCTCCGGCAAGCTCGTTCGCGAGCAGGCAAACCGCCGCCACCTTCTCGAGGGCAAGTCATCTACCCGCACTCGTCGCCTGAAGGGCATCGTTGAGGTTGACAAGGCCGACACCAAGCGCATGAAGCGCCTGCTCGGCAAGGCTTAA
- the rplT gene encoding 50S ribosomal protein L20 has product MARVKRSVNAKKKRREILKSAKGYRGQRSRLYRKAKEQWLHSMTYSYRDRRARKSEFRKLWIQRINAAARMNGITYNRLIQGLRLAEIEVDRKILADLAVNDFATFSAICEAAKAALPEDVNAPKAA; this is encoded by the coding sequence GTGGCACGTGTCAAGCGGTCCGTTAACGCAAAGAAGAAGCGTCGCGAAATTCTGAAGTCCGCAAAGGGCTACCGCGGCCAGCGCTCACGCCTTTACCGTAAGGCTAAGGAGCAGTGGCTGCACTCCATGACTTACTCTTACCGCGATCGTCGCGCCCGTAAGAGCGAGTTCCGTAAGCTGTGGATCCAGCGTATCAACGCTGCTGCACGTATGAACGGCATCACCTACAACCGTCTCATCCAGGGCCTTCGCCTTGCTGAGATCGAGGTCGACCGCAAGATCCTCGCTGATCTCGCAGTCAACGACTTTGCAACCTTCTCCGCAATCTGCGAGGCTGCAAAGGCTGCACTTCCTGAGGACGTTAACGCTCCAAAGGCTGCTTAA
- a CDS encoding GIY-YIG nuclease family protein, which yields MTLLLKPILQAAGINPEDALAMRHVFISIHEDTNSNGITRESKDEEILAYTASQSSDPRRFPLNPPRFWMVFIREGGSQARLWKVVENHGEVTNDGVRRVFNLTEIELMDDLAGRLVIRWNSPRKWWIKGTTAALYTVDTIADAEPIPFPGFDNLVLSYPFLQEVMREPAYASWRTALGAVKGIYLITDTRTGRHYVGKAEGLENIRQRWNSYATNGHGGNVKLKQLKPDTFRFSLLRVFDPATPTSIINAAESHFKIALDTIKHGLNAN from the coding sequence ATGACATTGCTCTTGAAGCCAATTTTGCAGGCTGCGGGAATCAATCCTGAAGATGCGTTAGCAATGCGTCATGTATTTATTTCGATCCACGAGGACACCAATTCCAATGGTATTACCCGTGAATCTAAAGACGAAGAGATTCTCGCCTACACAGCTAGCCAGTCAAGTGATCCGCGTAGATTCCCACTGAATCCGCCACGCTTCTGGATGGTGTTCATCCGAGAAGGTGGCTCGCAGGCTCGACTATGGAAAGTGGTGGAAAACCACGGCGAAGTCACCAATGATGGCGTACGCAGAGTCTTCAACCTTACTGAGATTGAACTCATGGATGACCTTGCAGGCAGACTCGTTATTCGTTGGAATTCACCACGCAAGTGGTGGATTAAGGGCACTACTGCTGCCCTATACACCGTGGATACTATTGCCGATGCGGAGCCTATTCCGTTTCCAGGTTTCGACAATCTTGTCCTGAGCTACCCATTTCTTCAAGAAGTGATGCGTGAACCTGCCTATGCTTCGTGGCGCACAGCTCTTGGTGCTGTCAAAGGTATTTACCTCATTACCGATACCCGTACTGGCCGCCACTATGTCGGCAAAGCTGAAGGACTAGAAAACATACGCCAACGCTGGAACAGCTACGCCACCAATGGACATGGCGGAAACGTAAAACTCAAACAGCTTAAGCCCGACACATTTCGTTTTTCGTTGCTTCGGGTCTTTGATCCCGCAACTCCAACTAGCATTATTAACGCTGCTGAAAGCCACTTTAAAATTGCTCTCGACACGATCAAGCACGGATTAAACGCAAACTAA
- a CDS encoding DUF6508 domain-containing protein has product MRVNREFGWEEVGPSQEGERFTFSDEAVRHMVDINERFKALQAEHPVVQRFLEHDSEKDQVLDEIYKSLASEVIYFSSQSGLMISFDWMGWEEANYWLFSERSNKGESVNMETVMDVETARKLITALVRSEYFGYYTPTGFLKNGNFLFIFDRLTGMIARGER; this is encoded by the coding sequence ATGAGAGTGAACAGGGAATTTGGCTGGGAAGAAGTCGGCCCAAGCCAAGAAGGGGAACGATTCACTTTTAGTGATGAAGCAGTCAGACACATGGTTGATATCAATGAGCGATTCAAGGCGCTTCAAGCCGAGCATCCTGTTGTCCAGCGGTTTCTGGAACATGACTCGGAAAAAGATCAGGTTTTAGATGAGATCTACAAGTCATTGGCGTCGGAGGTTATCTACTTTTCGTCGCAGTCTGGGTTGATGATTTCTTTTGATTGGATGGGCTGGGAAGAAGCAAACTACTGGCTATTTTCCGAAAGATCCAATAAAGGGGAGTCAGTGAACATGGAGACTGTAATGGATGTGGAGACTGCGAGAAAGTTGATAACCGCATTGGTCCGTTCTGAGTATTTTGGCTACTACACACCAACTGGTTTTCTTAAAAACGGTAACTTTTTGTTTATTTTTGACCGCTTAACCGGGATGATTGCACGCGGTGAACGTTGA
- a CDS encoding carbohydrate ABC transporter permease — protein MSTLISEPEVDKLRKRAKRSRRTEWWLAAALLAPNLLLLAIFTYRPLLDNFRLSFFNWNISSPTSTFIGFDNYVEFFTRSDTLQVVLNTVIFTACAVIGSMVLGLLLAMLLDQKLFGRNFVRSMVFAPFVISGAAIGVAFQFVFDPNFGLVQDLLGRIGVDSPQFYQNPNWALFMVTFTFVWKNLGYSFVIYLAALQGLNKDLSEAAAVDGASAWTRFWKVTLPQLRPTTFFLSITVTLNSVQVFDIIHTMTRGGPLGNGTTTLVYQVYTETFTNYRAGYGATIATILFLLLLIITVIQVRYMDKENKQK, from the coding sequence GTGTCCACATTAATTTCTGAACCCGAGGTGGATAAGCTACGTAAACGTGCCAAGAGATCAAGGCGGACAGAATGGTGGCTTGCCGCCGCACTTCTTGCCCCAAACTTGCTTCTCTTGGCCATCTTTACGTATCGGCCACTGTTAGATAACTTCCGGTTGTCCTTTTTCAACTGGAACATTTCCTCGCCCACATCAACCTTCATTGGGTTTGATAACTACGTTGAGTTCTTCACTCGTAGTGACACTCTCCAAGTTGTTTTAAACACCGTCATCTTCACGGCATGTGCTGTGATCGGATCGATGGTGCTCGGTTTGCTCCTGGCCATGTTGTTGGATCAGAAGCTTTTCGGCCGTAACTTTGTGCGTTCCATGGTGTTTGCCCCGTTTGTGATTTCCGGTGCTGCCATTGGTGTTGCTTTCCAGTTCGTTTTTGACCCTAATTTTGGTTTGGTTCAGGACTTGCTGGGACGCATCGGCGTTGATTCGCCACAGTTCTACCAAAACCCTAACTGGGCATTGTTCATGGTGACGTTCACTTTCGTGTGGAAGAACTTGGGCTACTCCTTTGTTATCTACCTGGCTGCATTGCAGGGGCTAAACAAGGATTTGTCTGAGGCCGCAGCGGTGGATGGCGCGAGCGCGTGGACACGTTTTTGGAAGGTTACTCTTCCGCAGCTTCGCCCAACCACGTTCTTCCTTTCTATTACTGTCACGCTGAACTCGGTTCAGGTCTTCGACATCATTCACACCATGACTCGTGGTGGCCCCTTGGGTAACGGTACGACCACCTTGGTTTACCAGGTGTACACCGAGACTTTCACCAACTATCGCGCGGGATATGGTGCAACAATCGCAACGATTTTGTTCCTGTTGCTGCTGATTATCACTGTTATCCAGGTTCGATACATGGATAAGGAGAACAAGCAGAAATGA